From Cytobacillus sp. IB215665, the proteins below share one genomic window:
- a CDS encoding NADH-quinone oxidoreductase subunit D, which yields MIRTEEMLLNVGPQHPSTHGVFRLVVKIDGEIITEATPVIGYLHRGTEKLAEDLQYTQIIPFTDRMDYLSAMTNNYVLCHSVETMMGLEVPERAEYLRVLAMELGRIASHLVWWGTYLLDIGAVSPFLYAFREREMIINLLNELSGARLTFNYMRVGGVKWDAPEGWIQKVEEFVPYMREQLKGYHDLVTGNEIFMTRVKGVGTYTKEDALAYSLSGVNLRCTGVKWDLRKDEPYSIYDRFDFGVPVREEGDALARYFCRLEEIEESLKIIEQACEQFPNDGPILAKVPRIIKAPKGEAYVRIESPRGEIGCYIASDGKKEPYRLKFRRPSFYNLQILSKLLKGENMANLIVILGAVDIVLGEVDG from the coding sequence ATGATTCGAACAGAAGAAATGCTCCTTAACGTTGGACCGCAGCATCCAAGTACACATGGTGTATTTCGGCTTGTGGTCAAAATAGATGGTGAAATCATAACGGAAGCGACACCAGTAATTGGTTATCTTCACCGTGGAACAGAAAAACTTGCAGAGGACTTACAATATACGCAAATCATCCCATTTACTGATAGAATGGATTATTTATCAGCAATGACGAATAATTACGTCTTATGTCATTCAGTTGAAACAATGATGGGGCTTGAAGTACCTGAACGAGCTGAATACTTAAGAGTATTGGCGATGGAGCTTGGACGTATCGCTAGTCATCTCGTCTGGTGGGGAACATATTTACTAGATATCGGTGCAGTCAGTCCGTTTCTTTATGCATTTAGAGAACGTGAAATGATTATTAATCTGCTAAACGAGCTTTCAGGTGCTAGACTTACCTTTAATTATATGAGGGTAGGCGGTGTCAAGTGGGATGCACCAGAAGGTTGGATTCAAAAGGTAGAAGAGTTTGTTCCATACATGCGTGAACAGCTTAAAGGGTACCATGACCTCGTCACTGGAAACGAGATCTTTATGACTCGTGTAAAAGGTGTAGGAACTTATACGAAGGAAGATGCACTTGCATATTCTTTAAGCGGAGTAAACTTACGCTGTACGGGCGTTAAATGGGACCTACGAAAAGACGAGCCATATTCAATCTATGATAGGTTTGATTTTGGTGTACCTGTTCGAGAAGAAGGCGATGCATTAGCACGTTATTTCTGCCGCTTAGAAGAAATTGAAGAGTCATTAAAAATAATCGAACAAGCTTGTGAGCAGTTCCCAAATGATGGTCCAATATTGGCGAAAGTACCTAGAATTATCAAAGCTCCGAAAGGTGAAGCGTATGTGAGAATCGAATCACCTCGTGGAGAAATAGGCTGTTACATTGCAAGTGACGGTAAGAAGGAGCCGTATCGTTTAAAATTCCGTCGTCCTTCATTTTATAATTTGCAAATCCTCTCAAAATTATTAAAAGGGGAAAATATGGCGAATTTAATTGTTATTTTAGGAGCAGTTGATATTGTTCTTGGGGAGGTAGATGGGTAA
- the nuoH gene encoding NADH-quinone oxidoreductase subunit NuoH produces the protein MMQDLLHSSPTVGNLTIFLGLGTLFLFVVLGFVTYGILAERKVMGFMQGRIGPNQVGGRWGLLQTVADVLKLLLKEDVVTKNADRPLFLIAPIIAFAPAFMVLATMPFTDAFQFADIGVGLLYYIAISGLTTIGVVTGGWASNNKYALLGSMRAAAQMISYEIPLVMSVLGVIFLTGSLNLNDIVQGQETWWNIFRQPIGFVVFLIAAVAELNRVPFDLPEAESEIIAGYHVEYSGFRWAFFMLAEYVYFFAMASLITVLFLGGWHPIMFLDFIPGAVWFALKFSFVVFLLIWFRVAFPRVRADHLMEFGWKVLLPVALANIFITAVIKEIINYF, from the coding sequence ATGATGCAAGACTTATTGCATTCCTCACCAACTGTCGGAAACCTGACCATTTTTTTAGGATTGGGTACGCTATTTTTATTTGTAGTACTAGGATTTGTTACATATGGCATCTTAGCAGAGAGGAAAGTAATGGGATTTATGCAGGGACGTATAGGTCCGAACCAAGTAGGGGGCCGTTGGGGCTTACTACAAACTGTTGCAGATGTTCTTAAGCTGTTATTAAAAGAAGATGTCGTAACTAAGAATGCTGATAGACCACTATTTTTAATTGCTCCAATCATTGCTTTTGCTCCTGCATTTATGGTGTTGGCAACGATGCCATTCACGGATGCATTCCAATTTGCAGATATTGGTGTTGGATTATTGTATTACATTGCTATATCTGGCTTAACGACAATTGGGGTTGTGACTGGTGGTTGGGCATCAAACAACAAATATGCATTATTAGGTAGTATGCGTGCCGCTGCACAGATGATTTCTTACGAGATTCCACTTGTGATGTCAGTATTAGGGGTCATCTTCTTAACAGGAAGCTTAAATTTAAATGATATCGTGCAAGGTCAAGAAACTTGGTGGAATATATTTAGGCAACCAATTGGTTTTGTCGTCTTTTTAATTGCTGCTGTTGCAGAGTTGAATCGTGTTCCTTTTGATTTACCAGAGGCAGAGTCGGAAATTATCGCAGGTTACCACGTCGAATATTCAGGGTTTCGCTGGGCATTTTTCATGCTAGCTGAATATGTTTACTTTTTTGCGATGGCTTCACTTATAACTGTATTATTTTTAGGTGGATGGCATCCGATCATGTTCCTTGATTTTATTCCTGGAGCGGTTTGGTTTGCTTTAAAGTTTAGCTTCGTAGTGTTTTTACTTATTTGGTTCCGTGTTGCATTTCCACGTGTACGAGCAGACCATCTAATGGAATTTGGCTGGAAGGTGTTACTACCTGTTGCACTTGCAAATATATTTATTACAGCTGTAATTAAGGAAATTATTAACTACTTTTAG
- the nuoI gene encoding NADH-quinone oxidoreductase subunit NuoI: MLGLAKGLKYTLNSVTKKKVTYDYPNESLPLPDRFRGIQKFYPEKCIVCNQCANICPTDCIRLTGKKHPDPNKKGKIIDTYDINFEICILCDLCTEVCPTEAIVMTNNFELAEYSRDELFKNLEWLDENDQNIRKENKA; encoded by the coding sequence ATGCTAGGTTTAGCAAAAGGATTAAAATATACCCTAAATAGTGTAACGAAGAAGAAGGTTACGTATGATTATCCGAATGAATCATTACCACTTCCTGATCGTTTTCGAGGAATACAAAAATTCTATCCTGAAAAATGTATCGTTTGTAACCAGTGTGCAAATATATGCCCGACTGATTGCATTAGGCTGACTGGTAAGAAGCATCCTGATCCAAATAAAAAAGGGAAAATCATCGATACTTATGATATTAATTTTGAAATTTGTATTTTATGCGATTTATGCACGGAAGTTTGTCCGACTGAAGCAATAGTCATGACCAACAACTTTGAGCTTGCTGAGTACAGTCGTGATGAGCTATTTAAAAATCTAGAGTGGTTAGATGAGAATGACCAAAACATTCGAAAGGAGAATAAAGCATGA
- a CDS encoding NADH-quinone oxidoreductase subunit J produces the protein MSGEFIALIVLSLIAIIGSILMLSLTKVVHMVISLVFTFISIAGVYVLLSAEFVAAVQILIYSGAITIIMLFGIMLTRHNDETGDSKASMLRKLLTLLGVIAFGIVVMLGIVNLDFGQQATTLHVENTKQIGIALYSKFVIPFELMSVLLLVALIGAIILAKKDDEEADNK, from the coding sequence ATGAGCGGTGAATTTATAGCACTAATAGTACTTTCACTAATCGCTATAATTGGCAGTATCCTCATGTTGTCTCTAACAAAGGTAGTACACATGGTCATTTCACTTGTGTTTACGTTTATTAGTATTGCTGGTGTTTATGTCCTGTTGTCTGCAGAATTTGTAGCGGCTGTTCAAATATTAATATACTCTGGTGCAATTACGATTATTATGTTATTTGGTATTATGCTGACACGTCATAATGATGAAACGGGTGACTCTAAGGCAAGCATGCTCCGTAAGCTTCTTACCTTATTGGGTGTCATAGCTTTTGGAATCGTAGTCATGCTAGGAATTGTTAATCTTGATTTCGGTCAACAAGCGACTACGTTACATGTAGAAAACACAAAGCAGATAGGTATAGCCCTTTATTCTAAATTTGTTATACCGTTTGAATTAATGTCTGTTCTTTTGCTTGTAGCACTCATTGGGGCTATTATTTTAGCAAAAAAAGATGATGAGGAGGCGGACAATAAATGA
- the nuoK gene encoding NADH-quinone oxidoreductase subunit NuoK produces MSSTPLAGYLLLALFLFCLGLYGALTKKNMVIVLISIELMLNAVNINLVAFSKFGVNPNITGQIFSLFTITIAAAEAAVGLAILMALYRNRKTVNIDEMDSMKH; encoded by the coding sequence ATGAGTTCAACTCCTTTAGCTGGTTATTTATTATTAGCGTTGTTTTTATTCTGCTTAGGCTTGTATGGTGCGCTGACGAAAAAAAATATGGTCATTGTGCTCATTTCGATTGAGCTAATGCTCAATGCTGTAAATATAAATTTAGTAGCATTTAGTAAATTTGGAGTCAATCCAAATATTACTGGTCAAATCTTTTCCCTTTTTACGATAACTATTGCTGCAGCAGAAGCCGCGGTTGGTTTAGCTATATTAATGGCGCTATATCGTAATCGTAAGACAGTTAACATTGACGAAATGGATTCGATGAAGCATTAA
- the nuoL gene encoding NADH-quinone oxidoreductase subunit L: protein MMEYAWLIPLFPLVSFVILLLFGKRLKEGSAYVGILMTLVSFTLAIFVLVERLSEPTFKQEGTWLTIGNINLTAGFEINQLNALMLVVVTLVSFLVHLYSKGYMHGDERFSVFYAYLGLFTFSMLGLVISPNLLQTYVFWELVGVGSFLLIGFYFYKEDAKAAAKKAFIMTRIGDVGLFIGMILLFWQVGSFEYDEIFHAVSTNVIPMEMITLTAILIFIGAMGKSGQFPLHSWLPDAMEGPTPVSALIHAATMVAAGVYLVASMFPLFTASETALTTVAIVGGFTAIFAASIGLVQTDIKRVLAYSTVSQLGYMMLALGTAGYVAGVFHLTTHAFFKALLFLAAGSVIHAVHTQNINEMGGLWKKLRLTGPLFLIGTLAISGVPLFSGFFSKEEILVSAWTHGNYVLFWIAVIAAFFTAFYMFRLFFLVFTGKQNGTTKEVHESPLSMTFPMIVLAILAIVAGYINTPWFGTFLGDWLAEGNEYLEAAHVKAPSWIMIVATVVSFAGIFLAYLMYGKKSLARDTFSSRESIVYNILLNKYYVDEFYQATVVYTTKVISLFMKYIEKFIIEGIVNGIALFTQSIGRIGSKLQNGQIQMYGAVTIIGLAILLVIFALTGGYIG, encoded by the coding sequence ATGATGGAATATGCATGGTTAATACCGCTTTTCCCGTTAGTTTCTTTTGTGATTCTTCTCCTATTTGGTAAGCGTTTAAAGGAGGGGAGTGCATATGTAGGTATTCTCATGACGTTGGTATCTTTCACATTGGCAATTTTCGTATTGGTTGAACGGCTGAGTGAACCAACATTTAAGCAAGAAGGTACATGGCTTACGATTGGGAATATCAACTTAACAGCGGGATTTGAAATCAATCAATTAAATGCACTAATGCTAGTAGTAGTAACGCTTGTCAGTTTTCTTGTACACCTTTATTCAAAGGGATATATGCATGGAGATGAACGGTTTTCAGTATTTTATGCATATCTAGGGTTATTTACATTTTCTATGCTAGGATTAGTGATCTCACCAAACCTACTTCAAACATATGTATTTTGGGAGTTAGTTGGTGTGGGATCTTTCTTATTAATCGGTTTTTATTTTTATAAAGAGGATGCGAAAGCAGCTGCCAAAAAAGCGTTTATCATGACTAGAATCGGTGATGTAGGATTATTCATTGGTATGATTCTATTATTTTGGCAGGTCGGTAGCTTTGAATATGATGAAATTTTCCATGCAGTATCAACAAATGTGATACCTATGGAAATGATTACTTTAACAGCTATTTTAATTTTTATTGGTGCAATGGGTAAGTCAGGTCAGTTTCCATTACATTCATGGCTCCCTGATGCAATGGAAGGTCCGACACCTGTATCCGCACTTATACATGCGGCAACGATGGTAGCTGCAGGGGTATATTTAGTTGCTTCGATGTTTCCTTTGTTTACTGCAAGTGAAACAGCATTGACAACAGTTGCAATAGTTGGTGGCTTTACAGCGATATTTGCGGCATCGATCGGACTAGTTCAAACGGATATTAAACGAGTGTTAGCTTATTCAACGGTTAGTCAGTTAGGATATATGATGCTTGCGCTAGGCACTGCGGGCTATGTCGCTGGGGTATTTCACCTGACGACACATGCATTTTTTAAGGCATTGCTATTCTTAGCAGCTGGTAGTGTCATTCACGCAGTTCATACGCAGAACATCAATGAGATGGGCGGTTTATGGAAAAAGCTGCGTCTTACAGGTCCGTTATTTTTAATTGGTACGTTAGCAATTAGCGGTGTACCGTTATTTTCTGGTTTTTTCAGTAAAGAAGAAATTTTAGTTTCAGCATGGACTCATGGCAATTATGTATTGTTTTGGATCGCTGTCATTGCAGCATTCTTCACAGCATTTTATATGTTCCGGTTATTCTTTTTAGTATTTACAGGAAAACAAAATGGAACTACGAAAGAGGTACACGAGTCACCATTATCGATGACGTTTCCGATGATTGTGTTAGCTATTTTAGCGATTGTAGCTGGATATATAAATACACCTTGGTTTGGAACGTTCTTAGGTGATTGGTTGGCAGAAGGAAATGAATACTTGGAAGCTGCACATGTTAAAGCCCCATCATGGATTATGATTGTGGCAACGGTCGTTTCATTTGCCGGTATTTTTCTAGCATATTTAATGTATGGGAAAAAATCACTTGCAAGGGATACCTTCTCTTCACGTGAATCGATTGTATATAACATTTTGTTAAATAAATATTACGTAGATGAGTTTTATCAAGCAACGGTTGTTTACACAACTAAAGTGATTAGCTTATTTATGAAATATATTGAGAAATTTATCATTGAAGGTATAGTGAATGGAATTGCATTATTTACACAAAGCATAGGTAGAATAGGGTCCAAGCTACAAAATGGTCAGATTCAAATGTATGGTGCAGTGACTATTATTGGTTTAGCAATCTTATTAGTGATCTTTGCTTTGACAGGGGGGTATATCGGATGA
- a CDS encoding NADH-quinone oxidoreductase subunit M: MNASFYLSLLIFSPLLGIILLMMIPKTQEKQIKLVGFLATLPALCLSLIVFVKYVTGEALSQYAEKYEWIHLGQFPGLPEFAWRIDYELSLDGLALVMIVLTTVLSTLAAIASIHIKKEWKGYFMLFLLLEIGMLGVFAAGNLILFFIFFEVTLIPMFFLIGKWGYFAKEKAAFSFLIYNGIGSAILLIVIVILFAKTGTANFDDLKVALSYPVDQIQFFFPVSEQLRYGLLIALIVAFGVKLPIFPLHSWMLRVHVQAPPAIVMLHSGVLLKIGAFGLIRFGMGLFPNEFESIAIWLAILGVINLLYGAFLALIQTDLKMVLAYSSISHMGIVLIGLAALNEAGVQGAIFQVVSHGLISALLFFLIGVMYERVNTSSIDKLGGLAKAMPLTAGFLLAGAMASLGLPGMSGFVSEFMAFAGLFKEMPVIAAIGALGIILTAAYLLRAVLQVTFGTAKQSYGKLADFKAVEMVPALVLLGFIILIGVYPTVLSEPLKSTIETIMLGIGG, from the coding sequence ATGAACGCATCTTTCTATTTATCACTATTAATATTCTCCCCATTACTAGGAATTATTCTTCTCATGATGATTCCTAAAACGCAAGAGAAGCAAATAAAGCTTGTAGGTTTTTTAGCAACATTACCTGCACTATGCTTATCACTCATTGTTTTTGTGAAATATGTAACTGGTGAAGCTTTAAGTCAATATGCAGAAAAATATGAATGGATTCATTTAGGTCAGTTTCCAGGGTTACCTGAATTTGCTTGGAGAATTGATTATGAGCTGAGTCTCGACGGTCTAGCACTCGTCATGATCGTACTTACAACAGTCCTTTCGACACTAGCAGCGATTGCGTCTATTCATATTAAAAAAGAATGGAAAGGCTATTTCATGCTTTTCCTGTTACTAGAAATTGGAATGCTCGGCGTTTTTGCTGCTGGGAACCTTATCTTATTCTTTATTTTCTTCGAAGTAACGCTTATACCAATGTTTTTCCTTATTGGAAAGTGGGGCTATTTTGCCAAAGAAAAAGCTGCGTTCAGCTTCTTAATCTATAATGGGATTGGTTCAGCTATCCTATTAATCGTTATCGTTATCTTATTTGCGAAAACCGGAACAGCCAATTTTGATGATCTTAAGGTTGCCTTAAGCTACCCTGTCGATCAAATTCAATTTTTCTTTCCAGTTTCTGAACAACTTCGTTATGGGTTACTCATTGCACTTATTGTTGCATTTGGCGTGAAGCTACCTATATTTCCGTTACATAGTTGGATGCTACGTGTACACGTCCAAGCACCACCAGCCATTGTAATGCTTCACTCAGGCGTCCTATTAAAAATAGGTGCTTTCGGTCTCATTCGGTTTGGTATGGGGTTATTCCCGAACGAGTTTGAATCAATAGCAATATGGTTAGCGATATTAGGTGTCATTAACCTGTTATATGGTGCATTTTTAGCACTTATTCAAACTGACTTAAAAATGGTACTCGCTTATTCAAGTATTTCACATATGGGAATTGTGTTAATCGGACTAGCTGCATTAAATGAGGCTGGCGTTCAAGGTGCGATTTTTCAAGTCGTATCACACGGCTTAATTTCAGCATTGTTGTTCTTCCTCATAGGTGTCATGTATGAACGTGTCAACACTTCATCGATTGACAAGCTTGGTGGTTTAGCGAAGGCGATGCCATTAACAGCTGGGTTCTTACTTGCAGGAGCAATGGCATCATTAGGATTACCTGGCATGTCAGGGTTCGTTAGTGAATTCATGGCATTTGCTGGTTTATTTAAAGAAATGCCTGTCATTGCAGCAATAGGGGCACTTGGTATTATTTTGACAGCAGCTTATTTACTACGAGCAGTGTTGCAAGTAACATTTGGAACTGCAAAGCAATCATATGGGAAACTAGCTGATTTCAAAGCAGTAGAAATGGTTCCTGCGCTTGTATTACTCGGTTTTATTATCTTAATAGGTGTATACCCAACTGTTCTATCAGAGCCGTTAAAATCAACTATTGAGACTATTATGTTAGGAATAGGAGGGTGA
- the nuoN gene encoding NADH-quinone oxidoreductase subunit NuoN, whose protein sequence is MDLDTLLSYEWGIMAPEFVILGVATLLSLIDLFMGQNKSRKPLAWLGIAGIVVAIIFLVGSFDKEVTSILYDTYRLDSFGKAFKLLLLVGAGLVLLLSMSYQPKDKLEYRGEFYYLFLTALLGAMIMTSSGDMITLFVGLELLSISSYILAGVRKKNQQSNESAMKYVVNGGIATALTLFGMSYIYGLTGTTNVIEIAYQLSTIYDTNMQYMLSLAFLIMFVGLAFKLAAAPFHMWAPDVYQGAPTPVTAFLSVVSKTAGFVIIMRLFLSIFPQTPAGGTSGNWMFFEMQDYIAFLAGASMIIGNTIALKQRNVKRMLAYSSIAHAGYVLVAFVTLSPFMIDTIWFYLAAYLLMNLGAFAVLQLITDKSGSEDISQFAGLYKRSPLLAVTMTIFILSLAGIPGTAGFIGKLNIFISAFASVPSHYVLASILIVTTVISYFYYFGILTQMFFRPAPSQGAFNVSFGVIAVIVICAIGTILLGILPGIAFDFLYDTFNYFNDFVR, encoded by the coding sequence ATGGATCTCGATACTTTGCTTAGTTACGAATGGGGAATTATGGCACCAGAGTTCGTCATCCTCGGTGTTGCAACCCTTCTTTCACTAATAGATTTGTTTATGGGACAAAATAAAAGTCGTAAGCCACTCGCGTGGTTAGGCATTGCTGGGATTGTCGTTGCTATTATCTTTTTAGTAGGGTCATTTGATAAAGAAGTGACATCCATTTTATATGATACGTATCGACTTGATTCTTTCGGTAAAGCATTTAAGCTATTATTGCTAGTAGGTGCCGGCTTAGTGTTGTTGCTTTCAATGAGCTATCAGCCAAAAGATAAGCTAGAATACCGTGGTGAATTCTATTATTTATTTTTAACTGCACTACTAGGTGCTATGATTATGACTTCAAGTGGAGATATGATTACACTATTTGTCGGCCTTGAATTACTCTCTATTTCATCATATATTTTAGCAGGAGTACGCAAAAAGAATCAGCAATCAAATGAATCAGCGATGAAATATGTAGTGAATGGTGGAATTGCTACAGCGTTAACGTTGTTTGGAATGAGTTATATTTATGGATTAACAGGTACTACAAATGTAATTGAAATTGCATACCAGCTTTCAACAATTTATGATACGAACATGCAATACATGTTATCATTGGCATTTTTAATTATGTTCGTTGGCTTGGCGTTTAAACTAGCAGCTGCACCTTTTCATATGTGGGCACCAGATGTCTATCAAGGGGCACCTACACCAGTTACTGCATTTTTAAGTGTAGTATCAAAAACTGCTGGCTTTGTTATTATTATGCGCTTGTTCTTGTCCATTTTTCCACAAACACCAGCAGGAGGAACAAGTGGGAATTGGATGTTTTTCGAAATGCAAGATTACATTGCATTCTTAGCAGGAGCATCGATGATTATTGGTAATACCATTGCGTTAAAACAAAGAAATGTTAAACGTATGCTTGCCTACTCTAGTATCGCTCATGCTGGGTACGTATTAGTAGCTTTTGTCACGCTCTCACCATTTATGATTGACACCATTTGGTTTTACTTAGCTGCGTATTTACTAATGAATTTAGGGGCATTTGCAGTATTGCAACTTATCACTGATAAATCTGGTTCTGAGGATATAAGCCAGTTTGCTGGGCTATATAAACGTTCACCGCTGTTAGCAGTGACGATGACCATCTTTATATTATCGCTTGCAGGTATTCCTGGAACAGCAGGATTTATTGGGAAGCTAAATATATTTATAAGCGCATTTGCTTCTGTTCCTAGCCATTACGTACTCGCATCGATTTTAATCGTGACAACTGTCATATCTTATTTCTATTACTTCGGCATATTGACGCAAATGTTCTTTCGCCCTGCGCCATCGCAAGGTGCATTTAACGTCTCTTTCGGTGTCATAGCTGTTATCGTCATTTGTGCAATTGGTACAATCCTTCTAGGGATACTGCCTGGCATTGCATTTGACTTTTTATACGATACTTTTAATTATTTTAATGATTTTGTACGCTAG
- a CDS encoding DUF1146 family protein has protein sequence MTNYGIDALVSILSHLIFITITWWALQSLNYEKIFKKNRVIQARTLFILITIAIGSTISNFFLDYLFWSKQITTLFS, from the coding sequence ATGACAAATTATGGTATAGATGCACTTGTTAGCATCCTATCACATTTGATATTTATTACGATTACATGGTGGGCACTACAATCGCTAAATTATGAAAAGATTTTTAAAAAAAATCGGGTAATCCAAGCTCGGACATTATTTATTTTAATTACTATTGCAATCGGTTCAACCATTAGCAACTTCTTTTTAGACTACCTTTTCTGGTCGAAGCAAATTACCACCTTATTTAGCTAA
- a CDS encoding NERD domain-containing protein, with protein MIRKERQIPPKIELLEALLRRLPPTHSKKELLSEELAKAYAGYRGEKSLDYHFDFLPNDKYFIIHDLRIPDSENRYFQLDTLIISACFILIIEVKNISGTLTFDRTFHQLIRELDGNEEAFPDPFLQTSRQESQLKNLLTKYKYTSIPVLSLIVISKPSTIIKNTSHFKETSLKVIHAASLPTKLNDLASIYKEEILTKSELNKIIQLLVQHHSPAYPGVLQKFQIHSSEIITGAHCPICSTLPLHRQRGAWYCPVCKSNIQNAHIYSLKDFYLLISPIISNKQLREFLQLPSISIASKILVSLNLQHSGNFKKRQYELSLTKLNELVKAHSAKL; from the coding sequence ATGATCAGAAAAGAAAGGCAAATCCCACCTAAGATAGAACTATTAGAGGCTTTATTAAGACGGTTGCCACCTACACACTCTAAAAAAGAGCTGCTTAGTGAAGAATTAGCAAAAGCTTATGCTGGATATCGAGGAGAGAAGTCGCTTGATTATCATTTTGACTTTCTCCCAAATGATAAGTATTTCATAATTCATGATTTAAGAATTCCTGATAGTGAAAACCGTTATTTTCAGCTAGATACACTCATCATATCGGCATGTTTTATTTTAATTATTGAAGTGAAGAACATCTCTGGCACACTCACATTCGACCGAACCTTTCACCAGTTGATTCGAGAATTAGATGGAAACGAAGAGGCATTTCCTGACCCCTTTTTACAAACTAGTAGGCAAGAAAGTCAACTGAAAAATTTGTTAACGAAGTATAAATATACATCTATACCAGTTCTATCACTCATCGTCATAAGCAAACCTTCAACAATTATAAAAAACACTTCCCATTTTAAGGAAACCTCTCTCAAAGTGATCCACGCTGCATCACTCCCAACCAAACTAAACGATCTAGCTTCCATATATAAAGAAGAAATATTAACTAAGAGTGAACTTAACAAAATCATCCAACTGCTCGTACAACATCATTCTCCAGCATATCCAGGTGTGTTACAAAAATTTCAAATTCATTCCTCTGAGATTATTACAGGAGCCCATTGTCCAATATGCTCTACCCTTCCGTTACATCGACAACGAGGTGCTTGGTATTGTCCCGTATGTAAATCGAACATTCAAAATGCTCATATTTATTCTTTAAAAGATTTTTATCTCCTCATTAGCCCAATAATTTCTAACAAACAATTACGTGAATTTCTTCAGCTACCTTCCATATCGATTGCCTCAAAAATATTGGTATCCCTCAACCTACAACATTCTGGGAATTTTAAAAAGAGACAGTATGAGCTCTCACTCACGAAATTAAATGAATTAGTTAAGGCTCATTCCGCAAAACTATGA
- a CDS encoding YwmB family TATA-box binding protein: MKNKLHKICMLLIVVILLSIYGNSMTSADEYVNKLEEIANVYENNHITIEEWSLYSRQALEISDQVEFEQRIEELKEKTDSFNWNISKSSNKWEAVGTFEHFDKNQTEVVKLISSYDNGHRYSYLFYEVKGNHTDWTSVNGTTKNRIADIFTDDVTIFTCIKGYLNDKIEEVLYKRADKLLQQFNARAIEALNEETFVSISAYTDDWKDIIPTKTEPINIQIALRSTGLGGRTNVVVGTPIITSEY, encoded by the coding sequence ATGAAAAATAAGCTTCATAAAATATGTATGTTACTTATTGTAGTGATTTTACTAAGTATTTATGGAAATTCGATGACTAGTGCAGATGAGTACGTAAATAAACTAGAGGAAATTGCAAATGTATACGAAAATAATCATATTACGATTGAAGAATGGAGCCTCTATAGTAGACAGGCATTAGAAATCAGTGATCAGGTGGAATTTGAACAACGGATAGAGGAGCTTAAGGAGAAGACTGACAGCTTTAATTGGAATATTTCTAAAAGTTCAAATAAATGGGAAGCTGTTGGTACATTCGAGCATTTTGATAAAAACCAAACAGAAGTTGTAAAGCTCATCTCATCATATGACAATGGACATCGGTATTCATACCTATTTTATGAAGTGAAAGGAAATCACACCGATTGGACTAGTGTAAATGGCACAACAAAAAACAGGATAGCTGACATTTTTACTGATGATGTCACAATTTTTACTTGTATCAAGGGCTATTTAAATGATAAGATTGAAGAGGTTTTGTATAAACGAGCGGACAAATTACTACAACAATTTAATGCTAGAGCAATTGAGGCATTGAACGAAGAGACATTTGTCTCAATTTCTGCATATACTGATGATTGGAAAGATATTATTCCAACAAAAACTGAACCGATCAATATACAAATAGCCTTGCGTAGTACAGGGTTAGGTGGGAGGACTAACGTTGTAGTTGGAACACCTATCATAACATCTGAATATTAA